In one window of Posidoniimonas corsicana DNA:
- a CDS encoding NAD(P)/FAD-dependent oxidoreductase, producing MPRRVIVVGAGLAGLCCARRLCDSGCEVQLLESADAPGGRIRTDRVDGFLLDRGFQTLLSSYPEARGQLDLAALNLHAFQPGALVRHRGGFHKLCDPWRTPWEGVKSLITPVGSLADKVRIARLRRLATDGSLESLLGGPETPSLEFLQQQGFSATMIDSFFRPFLGGVFLDGSLATSSKMLLFVFRMFATGDACLPESGMQAIPEQLAAELPHHVLRLQTRVEAISEDAVTLASGEHLAADAVVIAAGPGASGRLLDAERDLPTQGVTCLYYSAPAPPVTAPMLVLDGEGGGPVNNLCVPSSIAPSYAPSCKSLISASVLGIPDQSDDELSREVIEQCRGWFGDQVGAWSLLRVYRIADALPQQLPGALSPSERPVKHATGVYVCGDHLDNASIQGAMTSGRRAAEAVLVDLGG from the coding sequence ATGCCGCGTCGGGTGATTGTTGTTGGTGCTGGGCTGGCGGGGCTGTGCTGCGCCCGCAGGCTGTGCGACTCTGGCTGTGAGGTGCAATTGCTGGAATCAGCCGATGCGCCCGGCGGCCGCATCAGGACCGACAGAGTTGATGGGTTCCTGCTAGACCGCGGCTTCCAAACCCTGCTCTCTAGCTACCCAGAAGCCCGCGGGCAGCTGGACCTCGCCGCCCTCAACCTACACGCGTTCCAGCCCGGGGCGCTGGTGCGTCACCGCGGTGGGTTTCACAAGCTGTGCGACCCGTGGCGTACGCCGTGGGAAGGCGTGAAGTCCTTGATCACTCCGGTAGGCTCCCTGGCCGACAAGGTCCGCATCGCCCGCCTAAGGAGGCTCGCAACGGACGGGTCGCTTGAGTCGTTGCTTGGCGGGCCAGAAACACCGTCGCTGGAGTTTCTGCAGCAGCAGGGATTCTCCGCCACCATGATCGATTCGTTCTTCCGCCCGTTCCTGGGTGGGGTCTTTCTAGACGGTTCACTGGCCACGTCCAGCAAGATGCTGCTGTTCGTGTTCCGCATGTTCGCCACCGGCGATGCGTGCCTGCCCGAGTCCGGGATGCAGGCGATCCCGGAGCAGCTCGCCGCCGAGCTCCCCCACCACGTCCTGAGGTTGCAGACGCGTGTCGAAGCGATAAGCGAAGATGCCGTAACCCTCGCGTCCGGCGAGCACTTGGCGGCGGACGCGGTGGTGATCGCCGCCGGCCCCGGTGCGAGCGGCAGGCTGCTCGACGCCGAGCGCGACCTGCCCACACAAGGAGTAACCTGCCTGTACTACTCGGCGCCAGCCCCGCCGGTCACTGCTCCAATGCTCGTACTCGATGGAGAGGGCGGCGGGCCGGTCAACAACCTGTGTGTGCCGAGCTCTATTGCCCCGTCCTACGCGCCGAGCTGCAAGAGCCTGATCTCGGCTTCCGTCCTGGGAATCCCCGACCAGTCGGATGACGAGCTCTCTCGAGAGGTCATCGAGCAGTGCCGTGGCTGGTTCGGCGACCAGGTTGGCGCCTGGTCGCTGCTCCGCGTCTACCGAATCGCGGACGCTCTGCCGCAACAACTGCCGGGCGCGCTGTCGCCCTCTGAACGCCCCGTGAAGCACGCCACCGGCGTCTACGTTTGCGGCGACCACCTCGACAACGCATCGATTCAAGGAGCGATGACTTCGGGCCGTCGCGCCGCGGAAGCGGTGCTTGTTGACCTGGGCGGCTAG